A section of the Hominilimicola fabiformis genome encodes:
- the kduI gene encoding 5-dehydro-4-deoxy-D-glucuronate isomerase → MEIRSASNPKDVKNYTTERLREEFHIAKLFTKDNIRMVYSHIDRIITAGIMPVYSELKLEAGKELAADYFLQRREMGCINIGGKGIITVDGTEYEMNPRDGIYIGMGNKDISFKCVDIENPPKFYVSSCPAHTSYPVVKIDITKAKKVPCGSKEDCNKRVINQYIHPEVMQSCQLAMGLTMLDVGSNWNTMPCHTHDRRMEVYLYLDMDENDAVFHMMGEPDETRHIIMHNEEAVISPSWSIHTGVGTKNYSFIWAMCGENQEFDDMDFIETKDLK, encoded by the coding sequence ATTGAAATAAGAAGTGCCTCAAATCCGAAAGATGTAAAAAATTACACAACCGAACGTTTAAGAGAAGAATTTCATATTGCAAAACTTTTCACAAAAGACAATATCAGAATGGTATATAGCCATATAGACAGAATTATCACCGCGGGAATTATGCCTGTTTACAGTGAATTGAAACTTGAGGCAGGCAAGGAGCTTGCGGCGGATTATTTCCTTCAAAGACGTGAAATGGGTTGTATTAATATCGGCGGAAAAGGTATAATTACCGTTGACGGAACGGAGTATGAAATGAATCCGCGTGACGGTATTTATATCGGTATGGGCAATAAAGATATTTCGTTTAAGTGCGTTGATATTGAAAATCCGCCTAAGTTTTATGTTTCGTCGTGTCCGGCACATACATCGTATCCTGTTGTGAAAATTGATATTACAAAGGCTAAGAAAGTTCCTTGCGGAAGTAAAGAGGATTGCAATAAGCGAGTGATAAACCAATATATTCACCCTGAAGTTATGCAGAGCTGTCAGCTGGCAATGGGACTTACAATGCTTGATGTCGGTTCAAACTGGAACACAATGCCGTGTCATACACATGACAGACGTATGGAGGTTTATTTGTATCTTGATATGGATGAAAATGACGCAGTATTTCATATGATGGGTGAGCCTGATGAAACACGTCACATCATTATGCACAATGAAGAGGCAGTTATTTCGCCGAGTTGGTCGATACATACAGGTGTCGGTACAAAGAATT
- a CDS encoding AraC family transcriptional regulator: MANGYNPLNDWFYLNRQTRKKGDRQSNLHYHHSYEIFIILRGSTTLLADDKLISVSKNEIVLLKPDDLHKNNGGTEHERYALHFTEHYLSQYMLPDAYQNLLNMFNNQKIHLDSAQFSSVIEIIQRMEQNPNYSYIHICELLTILSSCKNTEKKKVSEKHRTIDLILEYINKNYQTVQNLDDISDAVHISKPHLCKLFKQEMNITVSDYLNTVRINNACELLRNSKHSITDIATACGYNSSTYFCKTFRHIVHMSPNEYRKHIDTN, encoded by the coding sequence ATGGCAAACGGATATAATCCCTTAAACGATTGGTTTTACCTCAATCGTCAAACACGAAAAAAGGGTGACAGGCAATCTAATTTGCACTATCACCATTCATATGAAATATTTATCATTTTGAGAGGTTCTACAACATTGCTTGCCGATGACAAACTTATTTCAGTATCAAAAAACGAAATTGTTCTGTTAAAGCCGGATGATCTCCACAAAAACAACGGCGGTACGGAACACGAAAGATATGCACTTCATTTTACCGAACATTATCTTTCACAATATATGTTGCCTGATGCATACCAAAACTTGCTCAATATGTTTAACAATCAGAAAATACATTTGGATTCCGCACAATTCAGTTCTGTAATAGAAATAATACAACGTATGGAACAAAATCCGAATTACTCATATATTCATATTTGCGAACTGCTCACCATTCTTTCAAGTTGTAAAAATACGGAAAAGAAAAAAGTTTCAGAAAAACACAGAACTATAGATTTAATTCTCGAATACATAAACAAGAATTATCAGACAGTTCAAAACCTTGACGATATTTCAGACGCCGTTCATATTTCAAAACCGCATTTGTGTAAGCTGTTTAAACAAGAAATGAACATAACCGTTTCGGATTATCTGAATACAGTGCGTATAAACAATGCCTGCGAACTTCTAAGAAACAGTAAACATAGCATAACGGATATAGCTACCGCCTGCGGTTATAATTCATCAACATATTTTTGTAAAACATTTCGCCATATCGTGCATATGAGTCCTAATGAATACAGAAAACATATAGATACAAACTAA
- the nrdD gene encoding anaerobic ribonucleoside-triphosphate reductase has product MKVVKKDNTKEPFNVQKVVIAVNKSAFRALVKFTDEEIDFICRFVQDEARKMGKEEIEISEMHNIVEGALERVNPKVAKSYRDYRNYKQDFVQMLDEVYKKSQSIMYIGDKENSNTDSALVSTKRSLIFNQLNKELYKKFFLTTEELQACRDGYIYIHDMSARRDTMNCCLFDVQSVLQGGFEMGNLWYNEPKTLDVAFDVIGDIVLSAASQQYGGFTVPSADLILEPYAEKSYKYYIEKYKNIGLDEEKSKEIAIQDIQRDFEQGFQGWEYKFNSVSSSRGDYPFITVTIGTGTGRFAKMASKTMLEVRKNGQGKKGHKKPVLFPKVVFLYDEKLHGEGGPLEDVFEAGIDCSSKTMYPDWLSLSGEGYIASMYKKYGKIVSPMGCRAFLSPWYEKGGMKPADENDVPVFVGRFNIGAVSLHLPMILAKAQQENKPFFDVLDYYLNLIRQLHLRTYDYLGEMRASTNPLAYCEGGFYGGHLGIHDKIKPILKTATASFGITALNELQQLYNKRSLVEDGEFAIRTLEHINDKVNQFKAEDGKLYAIYGTPAESLCGLQVTQFRKKYGVIENVSDREYVSNSFHCHVTEDITPIQKQDLEKRFWELSNGGKIQYVKYPISYNREAIKTLVRRAMDMGFYEGVNLSLAYCDDCGYEELEMDVCPKCGSKNLTKIERMNGYLSYSRVKGDTRLNNAKMAEIAERKSM; this is encoded by the coding sequence ATGAAAGTAGTAAAAAAGGACAATACAAAAGAGCCTTTTAACGTGCAAAAGGTCGTTATTGCGGTAAATAAATCAGCCTTTCGTGCATTGGTAAAATTTACGGATGAGGAGATTGACTTTATATGTCGTTTCGTTCAGGACGAGGCGAGAAAAATGGGTAAGGAAGAAATTGAAATCTCCGAAATGCACAACATTGTAGAGGGTGCGCTTGAAAGAGTTAATCCGAAAGTTGCGAAAAGTTATCGTGATTACAGAAATTACAAACAGGACTTCGTACAAATGCTTGATGAAGTTTATAAGAAAAGTCAGTCGATTATGTATATCGGTGACAAGGAAAATTCAAATACTGACAGTGCGCTTGTTTCGACAAAGAGAAGTCTTATATTTAATCAACTTAATAAAGAACTTTACAAGAAGTTTTTCCTTACAACAGAAGAACTTCAGGCGTGTCGTGACGGATATATTTACATACACGATATGTCGGCAAGACGTGATACAATGAACTGCTGTCTTTTTGATGTGCAAAGCGTTTTGCAGGGCGGCTTTGAAATGGGGAATCTTTGGTATAACGAACCGAAAACTCTTGACGTTGCATTTGATGTTATAGGCGATATTGTTTTGTCTGCGGCAAGCCAGCAGTACGGAGGCTTTACAGTTCCGTCGGCAGACCTTATTTTAGAGCCGTATGCGGAAAAGTCATATAAATATTATATAGAAAAATATAAGAATATCGGACTTGACGAAGAAAAATCAAAAGAAATCGCAATACAAGATATTCAAAGAGATTTTGAACAGGGTTTCCAAGGTTGGGAATATAAATTCAATTCGGTATCATCAAGCCGCGGCGATTATCCGTTTATAACCGTTACTATCGGTACTGGTACGGGACGTTTTGCAAAGATGGCGTCAAAGACTATGCTTGAAGTCAGAAAGAACGGACAAGGCAAAAAAGGACACAAAAAGCCTGTTTTGTTCCCTAAAGTAGTGTTCTTGTATGATGAAAAACTTCACGGTGAGGGCGGTCCTTTGGAAGATGTTTTTGAGGCGGGAATTGACTGTTCTTCAAAGACAATGTACCCTGATTGGCTAAGCCTTTCGGGTGAGGGATATATTGCGTCAATGTATAAAAAATACGGTAAAATCGTTTCACCTATGGGCTGTCGTGCGTTCTTGTCACCTTGGTACGAAAAGGGCGGTATGAAACCGGCTGATGAAAATGACGTGCCTGTATTTGTAGGAAGATTTAATATAGGTGCTGTGTCGCTTCATTTACCTATGATTTTGGCAAAGGCTCAACAGGAAAATAAACCGTTTTTTGACGTGCTTGATTATTACTTAAACCTAATCAGACAACTTCACTTGCGTACATATGACTATCTTGGCGAAATGCGTGCGTCTACAAATCCGCTTGCATATTGTGAGGGCGGTTTCTACGGCGGTCATCTTGGAATACATGATAAAATAAAGCCTATTTTAAAGACTGCAACAGCGTCATTCGGTATTACGGCACTTAATGAATTGCAACAGCTTTATAATAAGCGTTCACTTGTCGAAGACGGTGAATTTGCAATCAGAACACTTGAACATATTAATGACAAAGTAAATCAATTCAAGGCTGAGGACGGAAAACTTTATGCCATATACGGTACACCTGCCGAGTCGCTTTGCGGACTTCAGGTTACACAATTCAGAAAGAAGTACGGCGTAATCGAAAACGTATCCGACAGAGAATATGTCTCAAACAGTTTTCATTGTCACGTTACGGAGGATATTACTCCGATTCAAAAACAAGACCTTGAAAAACGTTTTTGGGAGCTTTCAAACGGCGGTAAAATTCAGTATGTAAAATACCCTATAAGCTATAACAGAGAGGCTATAAAAACTCTTGTAAGACGAGCAATGGATATGGGATTTTATGAGGGTGTAAACTTGTCGCTTGCGTATTGTGACGACTGCGGATATGAAGAACTTGAAATGGACGTGTGTCCGAAGTGCGGAAGTAAGAATCTTACTAAAATCGAAAGAATGAACGGTTACTTGTCATATTCGAGAGTTAAGGGCGATACAAGACTTAACAATGCAAAAATGGCAGAAATCGCAGAAAGGAAAAGTATGTAA
- a CDS encoding GNAT family N-acetyltransferase, producing MKIEIMNENHRDKVLELSKAFYCSDALDHEVPMNIIETNIDAAISGDKGLIGFVFCEDNEVVGFSYVTTYYETEVGGICVQIIDLYVNENARGKGVATQYFNYLFDKYSGAKRFRLEVVKDNVKAISLYKKMGFTDVSYGQMKIDKI from the coding sequence ATGAAAATTGAAATAATGAATGAAAATCACAGAGATAAAGTGCTTGAATTATCAAAAGCATTTTATTGCAGTGATGCACTTGATCACGAAGTGCCTATGAATATTATCGAAACAAATATTGATGCGGCAATAAGTGGAGATAAAGGCTTAATTGGTTTTGTATTTTGTGAAGATAATGAGGTTGTCGGATTTTCTTACGTGACGACTTATTATGAAACTGAAGTAGGCGGTATATGCGTACAGATTATTGATTTGTATGTAAATGAAAATGCTCGTGGAAAAGGTGTGGCGACACAGTATTTTAATTATTTATTCGACAAATACAGTGGTGCAAAGCGTTTCAGACTTGAAGTCGTTAAAGATAATGTAAAAGCAATATCGCTGTATAAGAAAATGGGATTTACAGACGTATCATACGGACAAATGAAAATTGATAAGATATAA
- the nrdG gene encoding anaerobic ribonucleoside-triphosphate reductase activating protein, which produces MRYHNITKDDMLNGDGLRVVLWVAGCEHHCPNCQNPVTWDINGGLEFDEAAKKEIFDELEKNYVSGITFSGGDPLHTQNRKDVGALIEEIKEKFPNKTIWIYSGYDWQEVKDLPCMKYVDVMVDGEFVDGLKDNKLLWRGSTNQKVIDVQKSLEIDKVVLAVK; this is translated from the coding sequence ATGCGTTATCATAATATAACAAAAGATGATATGCTTAACGGTGACGGACTTCGTGTTGTACTGTGGGTTGCCGGTTGTGAACATCATTGCCCGAATTGTCAAAATCCCGTAACGTGGGATATAAACGGCGGTTTGGAATTTGATGAGGCTGCAAAGAAAGAGATTTTTGATGAACTTGAAAAAAATTATGTTTCCGGTATAACATTCAGCGGCGGAGATCCTCTTCATACACAAAATCGAAAAGACGTCGGAGCACTTATTGAAGAAATTAAAGAAAAATTCCCGAATAAAACCATTTGGATTTACAGCGGTTATGATTGGCAGGAAGTAAAAGATTTGCCGTGTATGAAATATGTTGACGTAATGGTGGACGGTGAATTTGTGGACGGTCTGAAAGATAATAAGCTTTTGTGGCGGGGAAGTACAAACCAAAAAGTTATAGACGTACAGAAAAGCCTTGAAATAGATAAGGTTGTTCTTGCGGTTAAGTAA
- a CDS encoding dUTP diphosphatase, whose translation MQRVAKFEKVSFEQFKKDWADTFYVTDGIEKIYEDIKLPKRATAGSAGYDFYAPMAFELKPGETIKIPTGIRVKINDGWVLKLYPRSGLGFKFRVQMNNTVGIIDSDYYNSDNEGHIFCKITNDTNEDKTVSVNKGTGFCQGIFVEYGITFDDDVTDERNGGFGSTGM comes from the coding sequence ATGCAGAGAGTAGCTAAATTTGAAAAAGTCAGCTTTGAACAATTCAAAAAAGACTGGGCAGACACATTTTATGTGACAGATGGTATAGAAAAGATATACGAAGATATAAAGCTTCCGAAAAGAGCAACGGCAGGCTCGGCAGGTTATGATTTTTATGCACCGATGGCATTTGAATTAAAGCCTGGAGAAACTATAAAAATACCGACAGGTATCAGAGTTAAAATCAATGACGGCTGGGTACTGAAACTTTATCCTAGAAGCGGTTTGGGATTTAAGTTCAGAGTGCAGATGAACAATACCGTCGGAATTATCGACAGTGATTATTATAACAGCGATAATGAGGGACATATATTCTGCAAAATCACAAACGACACAAACGAAGATAAAACCGTTTCGGTAAACAAAGGTACAGGCTTTTGTCAGGGAATATTCGTAGAATACGGAATTACTTTTGACGATGATGTTACCGACGAAAGAAACGGCGGTTTCGGAAGTACGGGAATGTAA
- the nifJ gene encoding pyruvate:ferredoxin (flavodoxin) oxidoreductase, producing the protein MARKMKTMDGNNAAAYASYAFTDVAAIYPITPSSTMAEVTDKWSAAGQKNIFGRTVRVVEMQSEAGAAGAVHGSLTAGALTTTYTASQGLLLMIPNMYKIAGEQLPCVFNVSARALASHALSIFGDHQDVMACRQTGFAMLASTNPQEAMDLGAVAHLSTIKGKIPFIHFFDGFRTSHEYQKVACWDYSDLADMLDWDALNDFRRKSLNPEHPAQRGTAQNPDVFFQAKEASNKAYDAIPEVVEEYMNKVNEKIGSDYKLFNYYGAEDADEVIIAMGSVCDTISETVDYLNANGRKVGLVKVRLYRPFSVKHLVAAIPSTVKKISVLDRTKEPGSIGEPLYLDVVAALRDTEFANVPVYTGRYGLGSKDTTPAQIIAVFKNTEKKRFTIGINDDVTNLSLALDENPDTTPAGITSCKFWGLGADGTVGANKNSVKIIGDHTDMNVQAYFDYDSKKSGGLTVSHLRFGNAKITSTYLINKADFVACHKASYIRQYNMVEDVKPGGVFLLNCSWNTEELEEHLPGQVKKYIADNNIQFYTIDGVKIGKEIGLGNRINTVLQSAFFKLSKILPEEDAIKYMKDAATASYSKKGDAIVKMNHDAIDAGAQQIVKVEVPESWKNAQSEDLSVKHDGEGKLIDYVNDVLVPINQFRGMQLPVSTFEAYQTGEVPLGSSAFEKRGIAIDVPVWNNETCIECGNCSYVCPHACIRPVILTKEELDNAPEGIRYQNAMQLDGYYYAMAISVYDCTGCGSCANVCPVNNAGKKAPALVMTSFDDETAKEQEKYDYLVQLAEKQEVLDKFKISTVKGSQFRKPYLEFSGACAGCGETPYAKLVTQLFGDRMYIANATGCSSIWGGSSPSTPYTIDVNGHGPAWANSLFEDNAEYGLGMFIAQDTLRNTNIAKLEKIAEENADVKPVVDKFIETKNDAAANKVATDELLKAIANINSKEAKDVLADKEYLSKKSCWIFGGDGWAYDIGFGGVDHVLASGEDVNILVFDTEVYSNTGGQSSKATPTGAIAQFAAAGKEVKKKDLAAIAMSYGYVYVAQVAQGANQAQLLKALLEAESYHGPSLIIAYAPCINHGIKGGMSIAQTEEKKAVDAGYWHLFRFDPRLALDGKNPFQLDSKAPTMDYEDFIMGEVRYNSLARSNPERAKELFAKAKKNAEEKYAHLVKLAQGE; encoded by the coding sequence ATGGCTAGAAAAATGAAAACCATGGATGGTAACAACGCAGCAGCTTACGCATCATATGCGTTTACAGATGTTGCCGCTATCTATCCTATCACACCATCATCTACAATGGCAGAAGTAACCGACAAATGGTCAGCTGCCGGACAGAAAAACATTTTCGGACGTACTGTAAGAGTGGTTGAAATGCAGTCTGAGGCCGGTGCCGCAGGTGCAGTTCACGGTTCACTTACAGCAGGTGCTCTTACAACAACTTATACAGCATCACAAGGTCTTTTACTTATGATTCCTAATATGTACAAGATTGCAGGTGAACAACTTCCTTGCGTATTTAACGTATCGGCAAGAGCTTTGGCATCACATGCACTTTCAATATTCGGCGATCATCAGGACGTTATGGCTTGTCGTCAGACAGGTTTTGCTATGCTTGCGTCAACTAATCCGCAAGAAGCAATGGACCTTGGTGCAGTTGCTCACCTATCAACAATAAAGGGTAAAATTCCGTTCATTCATTTCTTTGACGGTTTCAGAACTTCTCACGAATATCAAAAGGTGGCTTGTTGGGATTATTCGGATCTTGCAGATATGCTTGATTGGGATGCACTAAACGACTTCAGACGTAAGTCACTAAATCCTGAACATCCTGCTCAGAGAGGTACAGCTCAAAACCCTGACGTATTCTTCCAGGCTAAAGAGGCTTCTAACAAAGCTTACGATGCAATTCCTGAAGTTGTTGAAGAATACATGAATAAAGTAAACGAAAAAATCGGCAGCGATTATAAGCTATTCAACTACTACGGTGCAGAAGACGCTGATGAAGTTATTATCGCTATGGGCAGTGTCTGTGATACAATCTCGGAAACTGTTGATTACCTAAACGCAAACGGCCGCAAGGTTGGTCTTGTTAAGGTTAGACTTTACAGACCTTTCAGTGTTAAGCACTTGGTTGCAGCTATTCCTTCAACAGTTAAGAAGATTTCTGTTCTTGACAGAACAAAAGAACCGGGTTCAATCGGTGAACCTCTATATCTTGATGTTGTTGCGGCACTTCGTGACACAGAATTTGCCAATGTTCCTGTATACACAGGTCGTTACGGTCTTGGTTCAAAGGATACAACTCCTGCTCAAATCATTGCCGTATTCAAAAACACAGAAAAGAAGAGATTTACAATCGGTATCAACGATGATGTTACTAACCTATCACTTGCTCTTGATGAAAACCCTGACACAACTCCGGCAGGTATCACAAGCTGTAAGTTCTGGGGTCTTGGTGCAGACGGTACAGTCGGTGCTAACAAGAACTCTGTTAAGATTATCGGTGACCACACAGATATGAACGTACAAGCTTACTTTGACTATGACTCTAAGAAGTCGGGCGGTCTTACAGTATCTCACTTACGTTTTGGTAATGCTAAGATTACTTCAACATATCTAATCAACAAGGCTGACTTTGTTGCTTGTCACAAGGCATCATATATCAGACAATACAATATGGTTGAGGACGTTAAGCCGGGCGGTGTATTCCTACTTAACTGTTCATGGAATACAGAAGAACTTGAAGAACATCTTCCTGGTCAGGTTAAGAAGTATATCGCTGACAACAATATTCAATTCTATACAATCGACGGTGTTAAGATTGGTAAGGAAATCGGTCTTGGCAACAGAATTAATACTGTTCTTCAATCAGCATTCTTTAAACTTTCAAAGATTCTTCCTGAAGAAGACGCTATTAAGTATATGAAGGACGCCGCAACTGCATCATATTCAAAGAAGGGTGACGCAATCGTTAAGATGAATCACGACGCTATTGATGCCGGTGCTCAGCAAATCGTTAAGGTTGAAGTTCCTGAAAGCTGGAAGAACGCTCAAAGCGAAGATCTTTCAGTTAAGCATGACGGTGAAGGCAAGCTAATCGACTATGTAAACGATGTACTTGTTCCTATCAACCAATTCAGAGGTATGCAATTACCTGTTTCTACATTCGAGGCTTATCAGACAGGTGAAGTTCCTCTTGGTTCATCAGCATTTGAAAAGAGAGGTATTGCTATCGACGTTCCTGTTTGGAATAACGAAACTTGTATCGAATGCGGTAACTGTTCATATGTATGTCCTCACGCTTGTATCCGTCCTGTAATTCTTACAAAAGAAGAGCTTGACAATGCTCCTGAGGGTATCAGATACCAAAATGCAATGCAGCTTGACGGCTATTACTATGCTATGGCTATTTCAGTTTATGACTGTACAGGTTGCGGAAGCTGTGCTAATGTTTGCCCTGTAAACAATGCCGGCAAAAAAGCCCCTGCCCTTGTTATGACATCATTCGATGATGAAACAGCTAAGGAACAGGAAAAGTATGATTACCTTGTTCAGCTTGCAGAAAAGCAGGAAGTTCTTGACAAGTTCAAGATTTCAACAGTTAAAGGCAGCCAATTCAGAAAGCCTTACCTTGAATTCTCAGGTGCTTGTGCAGGTTGTGGTGAAACACCATACGCAAAACTTGTTACACAGCTATTCGGTGACAGAATGTACATTGCAAATGCTACAGGTTGTTCATCAATTTGGGGTGGTTCTTCACCATCTACACCATACACAATAGACGTAAACGGCCACGGTCCTGCTTGGGCTAACTCATTATTTGAGGATAACGCCGAATACGGTCTTGGTATGTTCATCGCTCAAGATACATTGAGAAATACAAACATCGCTAAGCTTGAAAAGATAGCTGAAGAAAATGCAGATGTTAAGCCTGTTGTTGACAAGTTCATTGAAACAAAGAATGACGCTGCCGCAAACAAGGTTGCTACTGACGAACTTCTAAAGGCTATTGCTAATATCAATTCTAAAGAGGCTAAGGACGTACTTGCCGATAAAGAATACCTATCAAAGAAATCTTGCTGGATATTCGGTGGTGACGGTTGGGCTTATGACATCGGTTTCGGCGGTGTTGACCACGTACTTGCATCAGGTGAAGATGTAAACATTCTTGTATTCGATACAGAAGTTTATTCAAATACAGGCGGTCAGTCATCAAAAGCTACACCGACAGGTGCTATTGCTCAATTTGCTGCCGCAGGTAAGGAAGTTAAGAAGAAAGACCTTGCAGCTATCGCTATGAGTTACGGTTATGTATACGTTGCACAAGTTGCTCAAGGTGCTAACCAAGCTCAACTTCTTAAAGCTCTGCTTGAGGCTGAAAGCTATCACGGTCCTTCTCTAATCATCGCTTATGCTCCATGTATCAATCATGGTATCAAGGGCGGTATGAGTATTGCTCAAACAGAAGAAAAGAAAGCCGTTGACGCAGGTTACTGGCACTTGTTCAGATTTGACCCAAGACTTGCTTTGGACGGCAAAAATCCGTTCCAGCTTGACTCAAAAGCTCCTACAATGGATTATGAAGACTTCATCATGGGTGAAGTTCGTTATAATTCACTTGCTCGTTCAAACCCTGAAAGAGCTAAGGAACTATTTGCAAAGGCTAAGAAGAATGCAGAAGAAAAGTATGCACATCTTGTTAAGCTTGCTCAAGGCGAATAA